A genome region from Methanobacterium bryantii includes the following:
- the comC gene encoding L-sulfolactate dehydrogenase produces the protein MKITIEQERSIIMEILTRFNIPEEDAYIVADVTMDADLKGFTSHGIGRFPQYVKGLKVGTIDPEAEITVEAETASTALLNGNHKFGHVVTYKGMEMAMKKAEQTGVGLVGVHNSNHFGVAGYYSDMAVMQDMIGVVIANTEPAVAPIGGKEPIIGTNPIAIGIPANKNYVSVDMATSASARGKLLEAFRKGQKIPENVALDCDGNPTTDPEAALKGSILPFGAHKGYALAFMVEIMAGPLVRAAFGKGVKGTANPEEMCTKGDLLMAINPSKFSDINQFKEEVDEFVAEIKDSGENIFIPGDMEVNNIKRFREEGFSIDDTLFNQLKEIADELAFDLDEILKD, from the coding sequence ATGAAAATAACAATTGAACAAGAAAGATCAATAATTATGGAAATTTTAACAAGATTTAATATACCAGAAGAGGATGCATACATAGTTGCTGATGTTACTATGGACGCTGACCTTAAGGGATTCACTTCTCATGGAATAGGAAGGTTTCCGCAGTATGTAAAGGGATTAAAAGTTGGAACTATAGATCCCGAAGCTGAAATAACTGTGGAAGCGGAAACAGCATCTACAGCCCTTTTGAATGGAAATCACAAGTTTGGACATGTTGTAACCTATAAAGGTATGGAAATGGCAATGAAAAAGGCAGAACAAACTGGTGTAGGGCTTGTTGGAGTACACAACTCCAACCATTTTGGAGTTGCAGGTTACTACTCTGACATGGCAGTTATGCAGGACATGATAGGTGTTGTAATAGCAAATACAGAACCTGCAGTAGCTCCAATCGGTGGTAAAGAACCAATAATTGGTACAAACCCAATAGCAATCGGTATTCCTGCAAATAAAAATTATGTCTCTGTAGATATGGCGACATCTGCTTCTGCAAGGGGAAAACTCTTAGAAGCATTCAGAAAAGGTCAAAAAATCCCTGAAAATGTCGCGCTTGATTGTGATGGAAATCCTACCACAGATCCTGAAGCTGCACTTAAGGGTTCAATTCTACCATTCGGGGCACATAAAGGATATGCACTTGCATTCATGGTTGAGATTATGGCAGGACCTCTCGTAAGGGCTGCATTTGGTAAAGGGGTTAAAGGAACTGCAAATCCTGAGGAAATGTGTACAAAAGGTGACCTTTTAATGGCAATAAACCCATCAAAATTCTCTGATATCAACCAGTTCAAAGAAGAAGTAGATGAGTTTGTAGCAGAAATTAAAGATTCAGGTGAAAATATCTTTATTCCTGGAGACATGGAAGTAAATAATATTAAAAGGTTCAGGGAAGAAGGATTTTCAATAGATGACACTTTATTTAACCAGCTTAAAGAAATTGCAGATGAATTAGCATTTGATCTGGATGAAATATTAAAAGATTAA
- a CDS encoding formate/nitrite transporter family protein, whose translation MPSSFKSPADTAKACVGIAALKEKAPLSNLIILSFLAGAYIAFGGLLAEVATGGLAAAGAPPGIVKLLFGAVFPVGLMLVVIAGSELFTGNNMYMPFGVLQGEASWYGLIRNWVGSWVFNLIGALFVAYFLAVVSGILTADPWAATAITIAKTKALGGATFVAAGKTVTSLTWVQVFVRAIGCNWLVCLAVYLAVASDDIIGKILGIWFPIMAFVTMGFEHVVANMFFIPVGIFLGGVSWTEFFVNNMVPATLGNIVGGAIFVAAVYWWTYLRGTSPEKAEAPASAKGTSK comes from the coding sequence ATGCCGTCATCTTTTAAATCGCCTGCAGACACAGCTAAAGCTTGTGTAGGCATAGCAGCATTAAAAGAAAAAGCCCCGTTGAGTAATTTGATAATTTTAAGCTTTTTAGCGGGTGCATATATTGCATTTGGAGGACTTTTAGCGGAAGTTGCTACTGGTGGTCTAGCAGCAGCGGGTGCTCCTCCAGGAATTGTTAAATTGCTCTTTGGGGCAGTGTTCCCTGTCGGACTGATGCTGGTCGTTATAGCCGGTTCTGAATTGTTTACAGGAAACAACATGTACATGCCGTTTGGAGTACTCCAAGGAGAGGCAAGCTGGTATGGACTTATTAGAAATTGGGTAGGAAGCTGGGTTTTCAACCTTATAGGTGCCCTATTTGTTGCATATTTCTTAGCTGTAGTTTCTGGTATTCTAACAGCAGATCCATGGGCAGCCACTGCAATTACTATTGCTAAAACAAAAGCTCTTGGTGGAGCAACATTTGTAGCAGCAGGTAAAACAGTCACTTCATTAACATGGGTACAAGTGTTCGTAAGAGCTATAGGATGTAACTGGCTTGTATGTCTTGCAGTATACCTGGCCGTTGCTTCAGATGATATTATTGGTAAAATACTGGGAATATGGTTCCCAATAATGGCTTTCGTAACCATGGGATTCGAGCACGTTGTTGCAAATATGTTCTTTATACCTGTCGGAATATTCTTAGGTGGAGTATCCTGGACAGAATTCTTTGTAAACAACATGGTACCTGCTACTTTAGGTAACATCGTTGGTGGGGCAATATTTGTTGCAGCTGTCTACTGGTGGACGTATCTTAGAGGAACTAGCCCTGAAAAAGCGGAGGCTCCAGCTTCAGCTAAAGGTACAAGTAAATAG
- the fdhF gene encoding formate dehydrogenase subunit alpha — protein sequence MNIKYVPTICPYCGVGCGMNLVVKDEKVVGVEPWKRHPVNEGKLCPKGNFCYEIIHREDRLTTPLIKENGEFREASWEEAYDLIASKLGAYDPKEIGFFCCARSPNENIYVNQKFARIVVGTQNIDHCARLCHGPTVAGLAASFGSGAMTNSYASFEDADLIFSIGANSLEAHPLVGRKLMRAKMKGAYFIVADPRYTPTAKQADQYIPFKTGTDVALMNAMMNVIISEGLEDKKFIEERTKNYEELKEVVSKYTPEMAEKITQVPAEIIRDIAIKYAKADKAAIVYSLGITEHSHGVDNVMQTANLAMLTGNIGRLGTGVNPLRGQNNVQGACDMGALPTDYPGYRKVADNEVMKDITCSWGCSDFSCEPGLKIPEMIDAAAKGDLKVLYVTGEDPVISDPDTHHVEEALNNLDFFVVQDIFMTDTAQFADVVLPAACWAEQEGTFTNGERRVQLIRKAVDAPGEAKYDWEIFCDLAKKMGADPEMFTYESAQDIFEEVRTVTPQYAGMNRERLERPEALHWPCPSEDHPGTAMMHVEKFAHPDGLGIFMPLEEQGPQETPDEEYPLLLTTTRLLFHYHAAMTRRAHTLDREVPTGYVEINNEDAVELGIVNNEKVKVRSRRGEIEINARVTPDILKGIVNIPMHFRECSANILTNASAIDPKSGMPEYKACAVAITKMGVAK from the coding sequence ATGAATATTAAATACGTACCGACAATATGTCCTTACTGTGGTGTTGGATGTGGTATGAATCTCGTTGTTAAGGACGAGAAAGTAGTTGGTGTAGAACCATGGAAAAGACATCCAGTAAACGAAGGAAAATTATGTCCAAAAGGAAATTTCTGTTATGAAATTATCCATAGAGAAGATAGGTTAACCACTCCACTTATAAAGGAAAATGGGGAATTTAGAGAGGCTTCTTGGGAGGAAGCATATGATCTAATAGCATCTAAACTTGGTGCATATGACCCTAAAGAAATAGGTTTCTTCTGCTGTGCAAGATCTCCAAATGAAAACATCTATGTGAATCAGAAATTTGCAAGAATAGTTGTTGGAACCCAGAATATCGATCACTGTGCAAGACTCTGCCATGGTCCTACTGTAGCAGGACTTGCAGCATCATTCGGTTCTGGAGCAATGACTAACTCTTATGCGAGTTTTGAAGATGCAGATCTGATATTTTCCATTGGGGCAAACAGTCTTGAAGCCCACCCTCTGGTGGGAAGAAAGTTAATGAGAGCAAAAATGAAGGGAGCATACTTTATAGTAGCTGACCCAAGATACACTCCAACTGCTAAACAGGCTGACCAGTACATTCCATTCAAAACTGGAACTGATGTTGCATTAATGAACGCTATGATGAATGTAATAATCAGCGAAGGTCTGGAAGATAAAAAATTCATAGAAGAAAGAACCAAGAACTATGAAGAGCTGAAAGAAGTAGTATCAAAATACACTCCTGAAATGGCAGAAAAAATAACCCAGGTACCTGCTGAAATAATCAGAGACATAGCTATAAAATACGCTAAAGCGGATAAAGCAGCTATAGTTTACTCACTTGGTATAACAGAACACTCACATGGTGTGGACAACGTTATGCAAACAGCTAACCTTGCAATGCTAACTGGAAACATTGGAAGATTAGGAACAGGAGTTAACCCTCTGAGAGGTCAAAACAACGTTCAAGGTGCCTGTGATATGGGGGCATTACCTACCGATTACCCCGGATACCGGAAAGTAGCTGATAATGAAGTAATGAAAGATATTACATGTAGTTGGGGATGCAGTGACTTCTCCTGTGAACCTGGACTGAAAATCCCAGAAATGATAGATGCTGCCGCAAAAGGTGACCTGAAAGTTCTCTACGTTACTGGTGAAGACCCCGTGATTTCTGACCCTGATACTCACCATGTTGAAGAAGCACTTAACAACCTGGACTTCTTTGTAGTACAGGATATATTCATGACTGACACGGCTCAATTTGCAGATGTTGTATTGCCTGCTGCATGCTGGGCTGAACAGGAAGGAACATTCACCAATGGTGAAAGAAGAGTTCAACTAATAAGAAAAGCTGTAGATGCACCTGGAGAAGCTAAATATGACTGGGAAATCTTCTGTGATTTAGCTAAAAAAATGGGCGCTGATCCTGAAATGTTCACATATGAATCTGCCCAGGACATATTTGAAGAAGTTAGAACTGTAACTCCTCAGTATGCTGGTATGAACAGGGAAAGACTGGAAAGACCAGAAGCACTTCACTGGCCTTGCCCATCTGAAGACCACCCTGGAACTGCTATGATGCACGTTGAGAAGTTTGCACACCCTGATGGATTAGGAATATTCATGCCTCTTGAAGAACAGGGACCACAAGAAACTCCTGATGAAGAATACCCATTATTACTGACAACCACCCGTCTATTATTCCATTACCACGCTGCAATGACAAGAAGGGCTCACACATTGGACCGTGAAGTACCAACTGGATATGTAGAAATAAACAATGAAGACGCTGTTGAACTTGGAATAGTCAACAATGAAAAAGTTAAAGTTAGATCTAGAAGAGGAGAAATTGAAATAAATGCTAGGGTCACTCCTGACATCCTGAAAGGAATAGTAAACATTCCTATGCACTTTAGAGAGTGTTCTGCAAATATTTTAACTAATGCCTCTGCAATAGACCCAAAATCCGGAATGCCGGAATATAAAGCATGTGCTGTTGCAATAACTAAAATGGGGGTAGCAAAATGA
- a CDS encoding Coenzyme F420 hydrogenase/dehydrogenase, beta subunit C-terminal domain, which translates to MIEINDMFYAKSSDAAIAEAGEYGGAVTTLLKFLLKEGIVDAVLAVDSSADLYDVVPILIEDPEKVVDAAGSLHFGTLNLAKFITRYLDGAQNMKIAVTVKPCDAMTMVELMKREKINSDNIIMIGLNCGGTMPPVKSRMMMEQFYEVDPDSVVKEEIAKGKLIVETEDGTEKEIPIDVLEEEGFGRRTNCRRCEVNIPRMADLACGNWGVIGPLAGKATFVEVCSVKGAEILEKAKEAGVIDLEAPIPKGIEIREKIDGAMVKLADKWQVNDWESIEGREIFSVLTEYMSDLSRCLKCYGCREACPICYCDDCCLEANNGPDWLTKGEIPPSPMFHLERMLHMAESCTNCGQCEEVCPGEIPLAKIWHEVNTKIRNTFGYTKGIDEGKPPIAFFPSKERDESGLDKAIDEQPPIAPKPVPESK; encoded by the coding sequence ATGATAGAAATAAATGATATGTTCTATGCAAAATCATCCGATGCAGCAATTGCAGAAGCTGGAGAATACGGTGGTGCAGTTACGACCCTTCTGAAATTTTTACTCAAAGAAGGAATTGTTGATGCAGTCCTAGCTGTTGATAGCAGTGCAGACTTATACGACGTAGTTCCTATACTAATAGAAGATCCTGAAAAAGTTGTGGATGCTGCAGGTTCACTTCACTTTGGAACACTCAACCTTGCTAAATTCATTACTAGATACCTTGATGGTGCTCAGAATATGAAAATAGCAGTCACTGTTAAGCCTTGTGATGCAATGACTATGGTTGAGCTCATGAAAAGGGAAAAAATCAACTCAGATAACATCATAATGATAGGTTTAAACTGTGGGGGAACTATGCCTCCAGTTAAAAGCCGAATGATGATGGAGCAATTCTATGAAGTTGATCCAGACTCAGTTGTCAAAGAAGAAATTGCTAAAGGTAAACTCATTGTGGAAACTGAAGACGGTACTGAAAAAGAAATTCCAATAGACGTACTGGAAGAGGAAGGATTTGGTAGAAGAACCAACTGCAGAAGATGTGAAGTCAACATTCCAAGAATGGCTGATCTCGCATGTGGTAACTGGGGAGTTATAGGGCCTCTTGCAGGGAAAGCTACATTTGTAGAAGTTTGTTCCGTTAAAGGCGCAGAAATTCTCGAAAAGGCTAAGGAAGCAGGAGTCATAGATTTAGAAGCTCCAATTCCAAAAGGAATTGAAATAAGGGAAAAAATTGACGGTGCAATGGTTAAACTTGCAGATAAATGGCAGGTTAATGACTGGGAAAGTATTGAAGGCCGTGAAATTTTCTCTGTTCTCACAGAATATATGTCAGATCTCTCCAGATGTCTGAAATGTTACGGATGCAGAGAAGCATGTCCAATATGTTACTGTGATGACTGCTGTCTAGAGGCTAATAATGGTCCTGACTGGCTGACTAAAGGGGAAATTCCACCATCACCAATGTTCCACCTGGAAAGAATGCTTCATATGGCAGAATCATGTACAAACTGCGGACAATGTGAAGAAGTATGTCCTGGAGAAATACCTCTTGCCAAAATTTGGCATGAAGTAAATACCAAAATAAGAAATACCTTTGGATATACTAAAGGAATTGACGAAGGAAAACCACCTATTGCATTTTTCCCTTCCAAAGAAAGAGATGAATCTGGACTGGATAAAGCAATAGATGAACAACCACCAATCGCTCCAAAACCAGTGCCAGAAAGTAAATAA
- a CDS encoding beta-class carbonic anhydrase, which produces MLDEVLKANENFVKNFEPKKMSHMPQKKLAIVTCMDTRLTGFLEPAMGIERGDAKIIKNAGNAVVGRDVIRSVAAAIYALGVEEVMVVGHYECGMANVNSEKLTETMKMRGVDEETLSGVNIDEWIGAIGNEEENVIKVVEKIKESPFIPEDVPVHGLIIDLYDGKMKVLVED; this is translated from the coding sequence ATGCTTGATGAAGTACTAAAGGCCAATGAAAATTTTGTTAAAAATTTTGAACCTAAAAAAATGAGCCACATGCCTCAAAAGAAATTAGCTATTGTAACATGTATGGACACACGGCTTACTGGATTTTTAGAACCTGCAATGGGAATTGAAAGGGGAGACGCAAAAATAATTAAAAATGCTGGCAATGCGGTAGTTGGCAGGGATGTCATACGGTCCGTTGCGGCAGCAATATACGCACTTGGTGTTGAAGAAGTTATGGTAGTTGGACACTATGAATGTGGGATGGCTAATGTAAACTCTGAAAAACTTACAGAAACTATGAAAATGAGGGGTGTTGATGAGGAAACTCTTTCAGGAGTTAACATTGATGAATGGATTGGTGCAATCGGTAACGAAGAAGAAAACGTTATAAAAGTAGTAGAAAAGATAAAAGAGTCCCCATTTATTCCAGAAGATGTCCCTGTACACGGCCTTATAATTGATCTTTATGACGGGAAAATGAAAGTCCTAGTTGAAGATTAA
- a CDS encoding formate--phosphoribosylaminoimidazolecarboxamide ligase: MSKINRKGILDILDGYDKEDITIATLGSHSSLHMFQGAKAEGFRTAVVCEKGREVPYQRFNVADEYIMVDKFSDIVNDDVQQQLRDMNSIVFPHGSFVAYAGLDNIETIFNVPMFGNRDILRWEAERDLERQLMTESGIRIPKKINNPKDIDGTVMVKFPGARGGRGYFVANSTEEFDQKIDAMLKRNWIEEEDIKEAHIEEYVLGCNYCIHYFYSGLKEEVELMGIDSRYESTIDGLVRVPAKDQLDIGADPSYVITGNHPVVMRESLLPQVFEIGDKITEKAKELVKPGFNGPFCMQTLVNDDLEVVVFEMSARSDGGTNTFMNGSSYSYLYHGEPLSMGRRMAREIKNGIKEDRLEEIIT; the protein is encoded by the coding sequence ATGAGTAAAATAAATAGAAAGGGCATTTTAGACATTTTAGATGGATATGACAAAGAGGATATAACCATTGCAACATTAGGAAGTCATTCATCTCTGCATATGTTCCAGGGAGCAAAAGCAGAAGGTTTCAGGACTGCTGTAGTATGTGAAAAAGGACGTGAAGTTCCATATCAAAGGTTTAACGTTGCTGATGAATATATAATGGTTGATAAATTTAGTGATATAGTTAATGATGATGTTCAGCAACAATTAAGGGATATGAACAGTATAGTGTTCCCACATGGATCCTTTGTAGCTTATGCGGGATTAGATAATATTGAAACTATTTTCAATGTTCCTATGTTTGGAAACAGGGATATTTTAAGATGGGAAGCAGAAAGAGATCTGGAAAGGCAATTAATGACTGAATCCGGAATCCGAATCCCCAAAAAGATAAATAATCCTAAAGATATTGATGGTACCGTTATGGTTAAGTTTCCAGGAGCTAGAGGGGGAAGAGGATACTTCGTTGCTAACTCCACTGAAGAGTTTGACCAGAAAATTGATGCAATGCTAAAACGAAATTGGATTGAAGAAGAGGATATAAAAGAAGCGCATATTGAAGAATACGTACTTGGATGTAATTACTGTATTCACTATTTCTACTCTGGATTAAAAGAGGAAGTAGAACTCATGGGAATTGACAGTAGATATGAATCAACTATAGATGGTTTAGTCCGAGTCCCTGCTAAAGACCAGCTTGATATAGGTGCAGATCCATCCTATGTTATAACAGGTAATCACCCTGTAGTTATGAGGGAATCACTGCTACCACAAGTATTTGAAATAGGTGACAAAATTACTGAAAAGGCCAAAGAATTAGTAAAACCGGGATTTAACGGTCCTTTCTGTATGCAAACCCTGGTTAACGATGACCTTGAAGTAGTAGTGTTCGAGATGAGCGCCAGGTCAGATGGTGGAACAAACACATTCATGAACGGATCATCCTACAGCTACCTCTATCATGGAGAACCTTTAAGTATGGGCCGTAGAATGGCTAGAGAAATTAAAAATGGTATAAAAGAAGATAGATTAGAGGAAATTATAACATAA
- a CDS encoding ABC1 kinase family protein: MTLGEFKGNSNLKRLNEIIRVLTKYEFGYIIEKIKLKDKIPFKHHSYEYESIEELDATLPLRLRHVLQELGTTYIKLGQTLSTRPDLVGDDIADEFSKLQDDNPPVDYEIMQSIVEEELGSSIDELFSSFEKEPLGSASIGQVHKAVLKTGEEVAVKIQKPGVKDLIKNDINIMRFLAARINDYIFPSRNYNLPGIVNEFERSILKEVDYGQEAMNIKRFDYNFKDDETVYVPKVYREYSTSKVITMELIGGKKVSDVINSDEGFDKELIAKRGVESYFKQVLIHGFFHADPHPANIYVLENNIICFLDYGMMGILDQEFRENLAELIIYFVEDSVKGMINQLIYMGIISENIDIKSFKYELTDLMYKYYGIGLNEMHGGMDDLISLMRKYHIQLPSEFVLLARGIGMLEDVGEKLDPNFNPVDAFKPMARTVIRKKVSPLKVVDFVKDNLFEVEHLMKTLPRNLSRTLYKIEEGKITLEVEHKDMERISNKISASLILAALLVGSSLIMQTDKGILILGFPFLGIIGFIVSMVLGLALVLSILKYREL, translated from the coding sequence ATGACACTTGGGGAATTCAAAGGTAATTCGAACCTTAAACGGCTGAATGAAATAATTAGAGTTTTAACCAAGTACGAATTTGGTTACATAATTGAAAAAATAAAGCTTAAAGATAAAATCCCATTTAAGCACCATTCCTATGAATATGAATCTATAGAAGAGTTAGATGCAACTTTGCCCTTACGATTAAGGCATGTTTTGCAGGAATTGGGAACAACATATATAAAACTCGGTCAAACTCTAAGTACAAGGCCAGATTTAGTTGGTGACGATATTGCAGATGAATTTTCAAAATTGCAGGATGATAACCCTCCTGTAGACTATGAGATCATGCAATCCATTGTCGAAGAAGAGTTAGGAAGTTCAATAGATGAGTTGTTTTCTTCCTTTGAAAAAGAGCCCCTGGGATCTGCATCTATAGGGCAGGTACACAAAGCAGTGCTTAAAACAGGAGAAGAAGTAGCAGTTAAGATACAGAAACCTGGCGTAAAAGATCTTATTAAGAATGATATTAATATCATGCGCTTTCTGGCTGCAAGAATCAATGATTATATTTTTCCATCCCGAAATTACAACCTTCCGGGTATTGTAAATGAATTTGAGCGTTCTATTTTAAAGGAAGTGGACTACGGGCAGGAAGCAATGAACATAAAAAGGTTTGATTATAATTTTAAAGATGATGAAACCGTTTATGTCCCCAAGGTTTATAGGGAATATTCAACTTCTAAAGTCATTACTATGGAACTTATTGGAGGGAAAAAGGTTTCAGATGTTATAAATTCCGATGAAGGCTTTGATAAGGAATTAATAGCAAAAAGAGGGGTAGAGTCCTATTTTAAACAGGTACTGATCCATGGGTTTTTCCATGCAGATCCCCATCCTGCTAACATATATGTTTTAGAGAATAATATTATCTGTTTTTTAGATTATGGGATGATGGGAATTCTGGATCAGGAATTTAGAGAAAATTTAGCTGAACTTATCATATATTTCGTAGAAGACAGCGTTAAGGGTATGATAAACCAGCTGATTTACATGGGTATAATCAGTGAAAATATCGATATTAAATCCTTTAAATACGAACTCACGGATTTAATGTACAAGTATTATGGAATAGGCCTCAATGAGATGCACGGTGGAATGGATGATTTAATTTCACTCATGAGAAAGTACCATATCCAGCTGCCAAGTGAGTTTGTGCTTCTAGCCCGGGGAATTGGAATGCTTGAAGACGTTGGCGAAAAACTGGATCCAAACTTCAATCCGGTAGATGCATTCAAACCTATGGCTAGAACGGTTATCCGTAAAAAAGTAAGCCCTTTGAAGGTTGTGGACTTTGTGAAGGACAATCTATTTGAAGTGGAACACCTTATGAAAACTCTGCCCCGTAATCTTAGCAGGACCCTATATAAGATAGAAGAAGGGAAAATAACCCTTGAAGTAGAGCATAAGGACATGGAAAGAATAAGTAACAAGATTTCAGCGTCTTTAATACTGGCGGCACTTTTGGTAGGTTCTTCATTGATTATGCAGACTGATAAGGGCATACTGATACTGGGATTCCCATTTTTGGGCATTATTGGGTTTATAGTTAGTATGGTGCTGGGCTTAGCCCTTGTGTTGTCTATTTTAAAATATAGGGAGCTATAA
- a CDS encoding sulfite exporter TauE/SafE family protein, with translation MTELMMLLFFTAAFLSVVIGTVAGFGTSTILLPITLLFVDFKTALVLVAISHISASLGATAFFRHGLDKRLILLFGLPSIILTILGAYLVTYVPQNILQLILGLSLLIFSIYFLLKPDFKVSPSKKNTIFGGSLSGFLQGLLGIGGPLRGAFLISYNLDKFKYIATLAAIAVIIDATRIPIYFLNNLIEPPFYYFIPVLAVIGIAGSYTGKRIVQKIPQSIFKKFVLVGIGLASLLLIYSSLIIL, from the coding sequence ATGACTGAACTGATGATGCTCCTGTTTTTCACCGCTGCTTTTTTATCGGTAGTCATAGGTACAGTGGCAGGATTTGGAACATCAACTATTTTACTGCCTATTACATTACTTTTTGTAGATTTTAAAACTGCGCTGGTGCTGGTTGCAATTTCTCATATTTCAGCTAGTTTGGGCGCAACTGCATTTTTCCGTCATGGGCTGGATAAAAGATTGATTTTACTTTTCGGCCTGCCAAGTATAATTTTAACAATTTTAGGGGCATATCTTGTAACATATGTCCCTCAAAATATCCTGCAGCTTATTTTAGGTTTATCTCTTTTAATATTTTCAATTTATTTCCTGTTAAAACCGGATTTTAAAGTTTCGCCGTCAAAGAAGAATACAATATTTGGTGGAAGTCTATCTGGATTTTTACAGGGACTTTTAGGAATTGGAGGTCCTCTAAGGGGGGCTTTTCTTATTTCATATAATCTGGATAAATTCAAATACATAGCTACGTTAGCAGCGATAGCCGTGATTATTGATGCAACCAGGATTCCAATTTATTTTTTAAACAATCTCATTGAACCCCCATTTTATTATTTTATACCAGTTCTTGCAGTGATTGGAATTGCGGGGTCATATACTGGTAAACGAATTGTCCAGAAAATTCCGCAAAGTATCTTTAAAAAGTTTGTTCTGGTTGGAATTGGTCTTGCAAGCTTATTATTAATTTATAGCAGTTTAATTATATTATAA
- the comD gene encoding sulfopyruvate decarboxylase subunit alpha yields MESSEAVYKAIKEAGIDFIVSVPCVNLGKVMELVDCDEDIIHVPVTREEEGFGICAGAFFGGKKPAILMQNSGLGNSVNVLASLYELYKIPILIIMSHRGTEGEFMSAQIPMGKATPGVLDVLNIAYFNPKTPEEALELIPQAWKLSEMGEAPIGILLEITFWKN; encoded by the coding sequence GTGGAAAGCAGTGAAGCGGTTTATAAAGCAATAAAAGAAGCAGGAATAGACTTTATAGTTAGTGTACCCTGCGTAAATCTTGGGAAAGTTATGGAACTTGTAGATTGTGACGAAGATATCATTCATGTCCCTGTAACAAGGGAAGAAGAAGGATTTGGAATATGTGCAGGGGCATTTTTTGGCGGTAAGAAGCCCGCTATATTGATGCAAAATTCGGGGCTTGGAAATTCAGTGAATGTACTTGCATCGCTATATGAACTATATAAAATTCCTATACTTATAATTATGAGCCATAGGGGCACTGAAGGGGAATTTATGAGTGCCCAGATCCCTATGGGGAAAGCAACCCCTGGTGTTTTAGATGTATTGAATATTGCTTACTTTAACCCTAAAACTCCTGAAGAAGCTTTAGAACTTATTCCTCAAGCATGGAAATTGTCAGAAATGGGTGAAGCGCCAATTGGAATACTTTTAGAAATTACATTCTGGAAAAATTAA
- the comE gene encoding sulfopyruvate decarboxylase subunit beta: MERIEAIKKVAESLNDELVICNIGFPSRELYAVKDSPTHFYMLGSMGMSSSIGLGLAMSGKRKVVSFDGDGSVLMNMGTLVTIFSQNPENFILVVFDNQCYGSTGSQCTYTTKIDLLKVAKSIGFKNTFVFEEEINFKEALDAEGPVFVHIKVKPGNANVPVIDMEPEEIKERFMEEVKKGN; encoded by the coding sequence ATGGAACGTATTGAAGCCATAAAAAAAGTAGCAGAAAGTCTTAACGATGAACTTGTAATCTGTAACATTGGATTTCCATCCAGAGAATTATACGCAGTTAAAGATTCTCCCACTCATTTTTATATGTTAGGATCTATGGGAATGTCATCATCCATTGGTCTTGGACTTGCGATGTCAGGAAAAAGAAAAGTGGTATCTTTTGATGGGGATGGATCAGTTTTAATGAATATGGGAACTCTTGTAACTATTTTCAGCCAAAATCCTGAAAATTTTATATTAGTTGTCTTTGATAACCAGTGCTACGGCTCTACAGGGTCGCAGTGCACATACACAACGAAGATCGATCTTTTAAAAGTTGCAAAATCCATTGGATTTAAAAATACATTTGTCTTTGAAGAAGAAATTAACTTTAAAGAAGCTTTGGATGCAGAAGGACCCGTTTTTGTGCATATAAAAGTTAAACCTGGAAATGCAAATGTTCCTGTAATTGATATGGAACCTGAAGAGATAAAAGAAAGATTTATGGAAGAAGTAAAGAAAGGAAATTAA